A window of Xylophilus sp. GW821-FHT01B05 contains these coding sequences:
- a CDS encoding glycosyltransferase encodes MRALVLGTQSFIDGGTKVGSQHLAQALAAAGWSVDYVPTLSSPLDVVGRQRHARLARAWGHGTSQRAVGISQGLTEWSLQSMFPAHRLFLRWPWQLAAYGRRCPSPLRDVPFDACIADVAPNMLLLHQITARAKVCRLNDWPQGFARDLHPVLINALGSMMGGPDFDEVWAVSEPLAEYARALHPQGEVVHIPNGVEARLLVPAMQSPVMRQPRSAVYVGGLTAWLDTGLLAQAARLLPDWTFAVYTPGTPPQHGWPLNLQWRGSVSRAELPAVLQSHEVGLIPFCEADGRMRYVERPLKFYEYIAAGLGVASTDLGAMRHGMGDLACYGNDARTFADAILQAREQAQARPASFPKDFVQAHDWSARAKTMLARLEMLLA; translated from the coding sequence ATGCGCGCGCTTGTTCTCGGCACCCAGTCGTTCATCGACGGCGGCACCAAGGTGGGTTCTCAGCATCTGGCGCAAGCGTTGGCGGCGGCGGGTTGGTCGGTGGACTATGTGCCCACGCTGTCATCGCCACTGGACGTGGTGGGCCGCCAGCGCCACGCCAGACTGGCGAGGGCGTGGGGACATGGGACGTCGCAGCGAGCGGTGGGCATTTCGCAAGGTCTCACCGAGTGGAGCCTTCAATCGATGTTTCCCGCGCATCGGCTTTTTCTGCGGTGGCCTTGGCAATTGGCGGCCTATGGCCGACGGTGCCCGTCGCCATTGCGCGACGTGCCGTTCGACGCATGCATTGCCGATGTCGCACCCAACATGTTGCTGTTGCACCAGATCACGGCCCGCGCCAAGGTCTGCCGCCTCAACGATTGGCCGCAGGGGTTCGCTCGCGATCTGCACCCGGTGCTCATCAACGCGCTCGGGTCCATGATGGGTGGCCCCGATTTCGATGAAGTGTGGGCCGTCTCTGAACCCCTGGCGGAATATGCCCGTGCGCTGCACCCGCAGGGTGAGGTGGTGCACATTCCCAATGGCGTGGAGGCCCGTCTTTTGGTGCCTGCCATGCAAAGTCCGGTAATGCGACAGCCGCGCAGCGCGGTCTATGTTGGCGGGCTCACGGCTTGGCTGGACACCGGCTTGCTCGCCCAGGCCGCGCGCTTGCTTCCCGATTGGACCTTTGCGGTGTACACCCCTGGTACGCCCCCGCAGCACGGATGGCCGCTCAACCTCCAATGGCGCGGCAGCGTAAGCCGCGCGGAACTTCCAGCGGTTCTCCAAAGCCATGAAGTCGGCCTGATTCCTTTTTGCGAGGCCGATGGACGCATGCGCTATGTCGAGCGTCCCTTGAAGTTCTATGAGTACATCGCAGCGGGATTGGGTGTGGCTAGCACTGATCTGGGCGCAATGCGCCATGGGATGGGTGATTTGGCCTGCTACGGCAACGATGCACGGACATTTGCCGATGCCATCTTGCAGGCCCGGGAGCAGGCTCAGGCTCGCCCTGCGAGCTTCCCGAAAGACTTCGTGCAAGCCCACGACTGGAGTGCGCGCGCAAAGACCATGCTGGCCCGTCTGGAGATGCTGCTGGCATGA
- the asnB gene encoding asparagine synthase (glutamine-hydrolyzing) → MCGILGWYGAGRLDSAEARLKLGLSKLGRRGPDDHGLSSVLLPDGHMHLGHTRLSVIDLTDAAHQPMASRDGRFLLVFNGEIYNYRELRSELQSLGRHVHSASDTEVLLQAWAQWGEPALARFVGMFAFVIFDRETNLLHGARDAFGIKPLYYHQDDRNFCFASEIPAVQALRSFAPALDWQIAYDYLAHGSYDTGERTFFAEVRALPPGHRFTYDLGSQRLDLQRWWAPKIAPVQRLTIDDAAQALRGHLLDSVRLHLRSDVPLGAALSGGLDSSAIVGCMRHLEPEAPIHTFSFIATGDSVSEEQWVDRMTAHVGAVSHKLSITPQELAADLDDMIATQGEPFGSTSIYAQYRVFQLAREHGVTVTLDGQGADELCGGYVGYPGPRVRSLLDERQLLGAAAFMRDWGRWPGRAALDGFKAAVAEYTNDAAYQTLRRMNGAKACPPWLDGHVLADAGVALRFPRELPPQTAPGRRLVAELARSLHGVGLPGLLRHGDRNSMRFSVESRVPFLTTGLADFLLTLPEEYLVSPQGETKHLLRRAMRGLVPQEVLDRRDKIGFATPEQAWLLQMAPQVREWLRYPLGLPFFRQDEVLKAFDQVVAGQRPFNWQVWRWINFTRWHARHFAG, encoded by the coding sequence ATGTGCGGCATTCTTGGTTGGTATGGCGCTGGCCGTCTCGACAGTGCTGAGGCCAGGCTCAAGCTGGGCCTTTCGAAGTTGGGGCGCCGGGGGCCCGACGATCATGGTTTGTCGAGCGTGTTGTTACCCGATGGCCACATGCACCTCGGGCACACCCGTCTCAGCGTCATCGACCTGACCGATGCAGCCCACCAGCCCATGGCCAGCCGGGACGGGCGATTTTTGCTGGTCTTCAACGGAGAGATTTACAACTATCGCGAGCTCCGTTCGGAACTTCAATCTCTTGGCCGGCATGTCCACTCGGCGTCCGACACGGAAGTGCTGCTGCAGGCTTGGGCCCAATGGGGTGAGCCAGCACTTGCCCGGTTTGTCGGCATGTTTGCCTTCGTCATTTTCGACCGCGAAACGAACTTGCTGCATGGCGCCCGCGACGCCTTCGGCATCAAGCCGCTCTACTACCACCAGGATGATCGGAATTTCTGCTTCGCCTCCGAGATCCCTGCTGTCCAGGCATTGCGGTCGTTCGCCCCGGCACTTGACTGGCAGATCGCCTATGACTATCTGGCGCATGGTTCTTACGACACTGGCGAGCGCACCTTCTTTGCCGAAGTACGTGCGCTGCCACCCGGACACCGTTTCACGTACGACCTGGGGTCCCAGCGTCTGGACCTGCAGCGCTGGTGGGCACCAAAAATTGCCCCCGTTCAACGGCTGACGATCGACGACGCGGCGCAGGCGCTTCGCGGCCATCTGTTGGACAGCGTGCGGCTTCATCTGCGCAGCGATGTGCCCCTGGGGGCCGCGTTATCGGGTGGCCTGGATTCTTCCGCCATAGTGGGTTGCATGCGGCATCTCGAGCCCGAAGCGCCCATCCATACGTTCAGCTTCATTGCGACCGGGGATTCGGTTTCGGAAGAGCAATGGGTCGACCGCATGACTGCGCATGTTGGCGCGGTGTCGCATAAGTTGAGCATCACGCCGCAGGAGCTTGCAGCCGATCTGGACGACATGATCGCGACGCAGGGGGAGCCCTTCGGCAGCACCAGCATCTATGCCCAATACCGGGTGTTTCAGCTGGCACGAGAGCACGGTGTGACCGTGACGCTCGACGGACAAGGCGCGGATGAACTGTGCGGCGGTTATGTGGGCTACCCTGGGCCGCGCGTACGCAGCCTCCTGGACGAAAGGCAGTTGCTGGGTGCGGCTGCATTCATGCGGGATTGGGGGCGTTGGCCTGGCAGGGCGGCGCTGGACGGCTTCAAGGCTGCAGTGGCGGAATACACCAACGATGCCGCCTACCAAACGCTGCGCCGCATGAACGGCGCGAAGGCCTGCCCGCCTTGGCTGGATGGACACGTACTGGCCGATGCAGGCGTAGCGCTGCGTTTCCCACGCGAACTGCCTCCCCAGACCGCCCCGGGACGCCGTTTGGTGGCCGAGTTGGCCCGGTCGCTGCACGGCGTCGGCCTCCCGGGGCTTTTGCGCCACGGCGATCGCAATTCCATGCGGTTCTCGGTGGAAAGCCGAGTCCCCTTCCTCACGACAGGGCTGGCCGATTTTCTGCTGACGCTGCCTGAGGAATACTTGGTGTCGCCCCAAGGTGAAACCAAGCATCTGCTGCGCCGAGCGATGCGTGGCTTGGTGCCGCAGGAGGTGCTGGATCGTCGGGACAAGATCGGCTTTGCCACGCCCGAGCAAGCGTGGCTTTTGCAGATGGCGCCGCAGGTGCGTGAATGGCTGCGGTACCCGCTGGGTTTGCCGTTCTTTCGCCAAGACGAGGTATTGAAGGCGTTCGATCAGGTGGTTGCCGGACAGCGGCCGTTCAATTGGCAAGTGTGGCGCTGGATCAACTTCACGCGCTGGCATGCGCGGCATTTTGCAGGTTGA
- a CDS encoding glycosyltransferase, whose amino-acid sequence MKNYLLYDFMQVAGGAERVTLTLAEAFPDFQTLVSRCYPDAQPLLAASTAQVQELRGGWSARLPRILESMWCFRFRAGRLHDAHTVLYSGFYAPLAVYQQRSGRRFYYCHTIPRFAYDLYDSTLAGFPLWLRPFYAIFVRWFRKQYEAAIGRMDRIFVNSENVRARLQRYTGLDAEVVYPPVSTQHFRFLADEGYYLSTARLVPNKRVDVIVRAFLQMPERSLVVLSGGPELERLKAIAREAPNIRFTGWQADEALRRWVGNARCVIYLPVDEDFGMSPVEAMAAGKPVIGVAEGGLLETVVPAETGLLLNPPPSIEALIDAVEEMEISAGPKLSELCRRRAVLFSEKQFIQSMKKHLR is encoded by the coding sequence ATGAAAAACTACCTTCTCTACGACTTCATGCAGGTAGCCGGAGGCGCGGAGCGTGTCACGCTCACTCTGGCCGAGGCCTTTCCGGACTTTCAGACCTTGGTCAGCCGGTGCTACCCGGACGCCCAACCCTTGCTGGCGGCCTCCACCGCCCAAGTGCAGGAGTTGCGGGGGGGCTGGTCTGCTCGCCTGCCGCGCATTCTGGAAAGCATGTGGTGCTTCCGGTTTCGGGCAGGACGGTTGCACGATGCCCACACTGTGCTCTACAGCGGCTTCTATGCCCCGCTGGCGGTCTACCAGCAACGGTCTGGCCGGCGCTTTTACTATTGCCACACCATTCCCCGATTCGCCTACGACCTGTACGACAGCACTCTGGCGGGTTTTCCGTTGTGGCTCCGGCCGTTCTACGCAATCTTCGTGCGGTGGTTCCGCAAGCAGTACGAAGCGGCCATCGGTCGAATGGATCGCATTTTCGTGAACTCGGAGAACGTTCGCGCACGGCTCCAGCGGTATACAGGGTTGGATGCCGAGGTGGTCTACCCCCCGGTGTCCACACAGCACTTTCGGTTTTTGGCTGATGAGGGCTACTACCTCTCTACCGCACGACTGGTGCCCAACAAGCGGGTGGATGTGATCGTGCGGGCTTTCCTTCAGATGCCCGAACGCTCCTTGGTCGTGCTCTCTGGCGGGCCGGAGCTGGAGCGATTGAAAGCGATCGCCAGAGAGGCGCCCAACATTCGGTTCACCGGCTGGCAGGCCGATGAGGCGCTGCGGCGCTGGGTGGGCAACGCCCGTTGCGTGATCTACCTGCCGGTGGACGAGGACTTTGGCATGTCGCCCGTGGAGGCCATGGCTGCAGGCAAACCCGTGATCGGTGTGGCCGAAGGGGGGTTGTTGGAAACCGTCGTCCCGGCAGAGACTGGCTTGCTATTGAATCCGCCGCCCAGCATCGAGGCGCTGATCGATGCGGTGGAAGAAATGGAAATTTCTGCGGGGCCCAAGCTCTCGGAACTGTGCCGGCGGCGAGCGGTATTGTTCAGTGAAAAGCAGTTCATTCAATCAATGAAAAAGCATTTGAGATAG
- a CDS encoding NAD(P)-dependent oxidoreductase codes for MRYCVFGSGGYIGRFLCEHLAKQGHSVDKVSSSVAGGIDPVTGLLPELDLAQVDVVVYLAQSPFYRQLPQRAPHLLTVNCVSAVHVAIAAQASNVSKFIYASTGNVYQASFDAFKEHSALERGNWYSLSKIMGEEGLRLAAGAMDLTCLRIFGVYGPGQTDKLIPNLIARVTRGETVTVDRQPSAAEAQPGGLRTNPIYIDDTVRAIEMVAGIRGVPIMNFAGDEVFSIRQMVEMIGEVTGASPQVAVNDRERAGDLIGDTSLFRSHYISPLTPFKEGIQKVLEASQ; via the coding sequence ATGAGATATTGTGTCTTCGGGTCTGGTGGTTATATAGGCCGTTTTCTTTGTGAGCATTTGGCCAAGCAGGGGCACTCTGTCGATAAAGTCAGTTCCTCGGTCGCAGGGGGGATCGACCCAGTCACAGGACTTTTGCCCGAGTTGGACTTGGCGCAGGTTGACGTCGTGGTGTATCTCGCTCAGTCGCCGTTCTATAGGCAGCTGCCTCAGCGGGCCCCCCATCTTCTGACGGTCAATTGCGTCAGTGCGGTTCATGTCGCAATCGCTGCACAGGCATCGAACGTTTCCAAATTTATTTACGCATCGACAGGAAATGTCTATCAAGCATCTTTTGATGCATTCAAGGAGCATTCCGCGCTGGAGCGTGGGAACTGGTATTCGCTATCGAAAATAATGGGCGAGGAAGGTTTGCGCCTGGCCGCCGGTGCAATGGACCTGACGTGCCTCAGGATTTTCGGCGTGTACGGGCCTGGCCAAACAGACAAGCTCATCCCCAATCTCATAGCGCGCGTGACGCGGGGTGAAACCGTGACCGTCGATCGCCAGCCCTCCGCAGCGGAGGCCCAGCCTGGGGGGTTGAGAACGAATCCCATCTATATCGATGACACCGTGCGGGCCATCGAAATGGTGGCTGGGATTCGCGGCGTGCCGATCATGAATTTTGCAGGCGACGAAGTGTTTTCGATCCGGCAGATGGTTGAAATGATCGGCGAAGTGACTGGTGCCTCGCCGCAGGTGGCCGTGAACGACCGTGAGCGGGCCGGAGATCTGATCGGGGACACGTCCCTGTTCCGCTCTCACTACATCTCTCCGCTGACCCCATTCAAAGAGGGCATTCAAAAGGTGCTAGAAGCCTCGCAATGA